One Hyla sarda isolate aHylSar1 chromosome 11, aHylSar1.hap1, whole genome shotgun sequence genomic window carries:
- the LOC130295957 gene encoding uncharacterized protein LOC130295957 produces MPNEQSNKPNEESNKPNEQSNKPNEESNKPNEESNKPNEESNKPNEESNKPNEESNKPNEESNKPNEQSNKPNEESNKSNEESNKSNEESNKPNEQSNKPNEESNKPN; encoded by the coding sequence ATGCCAAATGAACAAAGTAACAAGCCAAATGAAGAAAGTAACAAGCCAAATGAACAAAGTAACAAGCCAAATGAAGAAAGTAACAAGCCAAATGAAGAAAGTAACAAGCCAAATGAAGAAAGTAACAAGCCAAATGAAGAAAGTAACAAGCCAAATGAAGAAAGTAACAAGCCAAATGAAGAAAGTAACAAGCCAAATGAACAAAGTAACAAGCCAAATGAAGAAAGTAACAAGTCAAATGAAGAAAGTAACAAGTCAAATGAAGAAAGTAACAAGCCAAATGAACAAAGTAACAAGCCAAATGAAGAAAGTAACAAGCCAAATTAA